In a genomic window of Pelotomaculum thermopropionicum SI:
- a CDS encoding hypothetical membrane protein — protein MFEKEGTEKLKRVVTGAAAAGLALSLMFLLPGKVLAGTSASGVGAKEKAGVIIPAGIKAVEPSERQYAVSLEQAVVIAKEAFPVPEDFFDQFSTGFSRSEGRSFWELRWSRSREPGGYMNVMVNAETGEIWSMNRWVPETPGRENHGLPRYTREQAEGIAAAMAKKLQPERFRQTRLQPGGDYYPVPLLQARGPVIYSYDFARVVNGVTYPENGINVSVSGDTGEVTGFGLNWEEIAEFPPATGCITPSQAGQAFRSEAAPELEYFRPGIPGGREVPLKLVYRLPEQNGEVLIDAFTGKLLKRDESNYYIYPGGGGGDEHMKFARDLTSLSPVEEVAVEEAKKLLPVEKALQAAMSAVKIPAGYILNSSRLEQDYMFKDKKTWHFSWCADDEQENGAGQKWLSVGVDAATGELVSFNAGRYRPLYVLKPEEVKYGEDAARRIAEEFIKKVQPAKWGQTAFRFCRPEMFADPAGKPLPGLYVFNWVRLTGGAKFPANGFYVSVESSTGEIVSYRMDWWDVEFPAQAGIMSREEAANRYLQEAPLTLAYVRAGSRDGLAGSGKNAMKLVYRLSRRDFAMLDAFTGLPLDFQGEIVTKHKGVEKFTDLEGHPAREAVELLAGAGVVAGDNGKFRPDDVITQAELIAMLVKSQRPDREYRAGAAAGKEPWYQRYYDMAASMGIIQYGEKPNPDAPVSREFLARLTVHALGLYQAARLGDIYLLNFADAGEIADHLRGHVAISAGLGLIEPLEGKFMPKAPVTRAEAAVTLVKLLKCVR, from the coding sequence TTGTTCGAAAAAGAAGGAACTGAAAAATTGAAAAGGGTGGTTACCGGAGCGGCTGCAGCGGGCCTTGCCCTAAGCCTTATGTTTTTGCTGCCGGGAAAGGTGCTGGCTGGAACTTCTGCTTCAGGCGTTGGGGCAAAGGAAAAGGCCGGAGTGATAATTCCGGCAGGCATAAAAGCTGTAGAACCGTCAGAAAGACAATATGCCGTCAGCCTGGAACAGGCCGTGGTGATAGCCAAGGAGGCCTTTCCGGTGCCGGAGGATTTTTTCGACCAGTTTTCTACCGGCTTTAGCCGGTCGGAGGGAAGGTCATTCTGGGAGCTGCGCTGGAGCCGCAGCAGGGAGCCCGGCGGCTATATGAACGTCATGGTGAACGCTGAAACAGGGGAGATCTGGAGCATGAACCGGTGGGTACCGGAAACGCCCGGCCGGGAAAACCACGGCCTGCCTAGGTATACAAGGGAACAGGCCGAGGGCATTGCCGCCGCAATGGCAAAAAAGCTGCAGCCGGAGCGTTTCAGGCAGACCAGGCTCCAGCCCGGCGGCGATTATTACCCGGTGCCGCTGCTGCAGGCCCGGGGGCCGGTGATATATAGTTATGATTTTGCCAGGGTGGTCAACGGTGTAACCTATCCGGAAAACGGGATCAACGTCAGTGTCAGCGGCGACACTGGCGAGGTGACCGGCTTCGGCTTAAACTGGGAGGAAATCGCGGAGTTCCCGCCGGCAACCGGATGCATAACTCCGTCGCAGGCCGGGCAGGCGTTTCGTTCTGAGGCGGCGCCTGAGCTGGAATATTTCCGGCCGGGCATTCCGGGGGGCAGGGAAGTGCCCCTGAAGCTAGTCTACCGGCTGCCCGAGCAAAACGGCGAGGTGCTTATCGATGCTTTTACCGGCAAGCTGCTTAAGCGGGACGAAAGCAATTACTACATCTATCCCGGCGGTGGCGGCGGGGACGAGCACATGAAATTTGCCAGAGATCTGACCTCCCTGTCCCCGGTTGAGGAGGTTGCCGTGGAGGAGGCAAAAAAATTGCTGCCGGTGGAAAAAGCTCTGCAGGCAGCCATGTCTGCGGTAAAAATCCCTGCCGGCTATATTTTGAACAGCAGCAGGCTGGAACAGGATTATATGTTCAAAGATAAAAAGACCTGGCACTTTAGCTGGTGTGCTGATGACGAGCAGGAAAACGGGGCTGGGCAGAAGTGGCTCAGTGTTGGGGTTGATGCGGCAACCGGAGAACTGGTTTCCTTCAATGCCGGCCGTTACCGTCCGCTTTACGTTCTTAAGCCGGAGGAGGTAAAGTACGGCGAGGATGCTGCCCGCCGGATTGCCGAAGAATTCATTAAAAAGGTTCAGCCTGCCAAATGGGGGCAGACGGCATTCAGGTTTTGCCGCCCGGAAATGTTTGCTGATCCGGCCGGAAAACCTTTGCCCGGCCTGTACGTCTTTAACTGGGTTCGGCTGACCGGCGGGGCAAAGTTTCCCGCGAACGGCTTTTATGTGAGTGTGGAAAGCTCTACAGGGGAGATTGTCAGCTACCGGATGGATTGGTGGGATGTGGAATTTCCCGCCCAGGCGGGTATTATGAGCCGGGAGGAAGCCGCCAACAGGTACCTGCAGGAAGCCCCGCTAACGCTGGCCTATGTACGGGCCGGCTCCCGGGACGGCTTGGCAGGGTCCGGAAAGAATGCGATGAAACTGGTATATCGCCTGTCCAGGCGGGATTTTGCCATGCTGGATGCTTTTACCGGCCTGCCCCTGGATTTTCAGGGAGAGATAGTAACAAAGCATAAGGGTGTGGAAAAATTTACCGACCTGGAGGGGCATCCTGCCCGTGAAGCGGTGGAACTGCTGGCCGGTGCCGGTGTGGTTGCCGGTGATAACGGAAAATTCCGGCCGGATGACGTTATAACCCAGGCCGAACTGATTGCCATGCTGGTGAAAAGCCAGAGGCCGGACAGGGAATACCGGGCCGGAGCGGCAGCCGGCAAGGAACCGTGGTATCAGCGGTATTACGATATGGCGGCCAGCATGGGAATCATCCAGTACGGTGAGAAGCCCAATCCAGATGCGCCGGTCAGCCGGGAGTTTCTGGCCAGGCTGACGGTACACGCCCTAGGGCTGTACCAGGCGGCCCGGCTGGGTGACATTTACCTGCTCAATTTTGCCGACGCGGGTGAAATAGCCGATCATCTCAGGGGCCACGTCGCGATCTCAGCCGGGCTGGGTCTGATCGAGCCGCTGGAAGGAAAGTTTATGCCTAAAGCACCCGTTACCAGGGCCGAAGCCGCCGTTACGCTGGTTAAACTTCTAAAATGCGTCAGGTAA
- the RfaG gene encoding glycosyltransferase, protein MTRFKLQDYEGIAGSALIEEIRNLGEKLKGFNILHINSTLVGGGVVEILNSLVPLMQEAGLLARWEVLEGGPEFFNTTKQFHNGMHGQPVNITGEMLKSYLAAAQQNHHLVEGHADLIVLHDQQPLGLTAFRGESEACWLWYCHIDPRYAVPEVWYFLAPMAAVCDVAVFHLPEYARDLPLLQYFMPPAIDPLSDKNRDVSPKEYEEVLKRIGVDPEGPPVILQVSRFDRLKDPIGVIQAFKLVRKNRECRLILAGGSADDDPEGAAVLEEVRAEAEGNSDIMVLSLAPDANLEINVLQRRAEVIIQKSLREGFGLTATEALWKAKPLVATPAGGLVHQVLDGKTGLIARTVEEAAEKLITLLDNEELGKFLGATGREHVRQNYILPVYLRNWMKLLTMIARKR, encoded by the coding sequence ATGACCCGTTTTAAACTTCAAGATTACGAAGGCATAGCAGGCAGCGCTCTGATCGAAGAAATACGGAACCTCGGTGAAAAATTAAAGGGCTTTAACATTCTGCACATAAATTCCACTTTGGTCGGCGGCGGCGTGGTAGAAATTCTTAACTCGCTGGTACCCCTGATGCAGGAAGCAGGACTGTTGGCCAGGTGGGAGGTGCTTGAAGGCGGTCCCGAATTTTTCAACACCACCAAGCAGTTCCACAACGGCATGCACGGGCAACCGGTTAATATCACCGGTGAAATGCTTAAAAGCTATTTAGCCGCAGCACAGCAGAACCATCACCTGGTGGAGGGACATGCTGACCTCATTGTACTCCACGACCAGCAACCGCTGGGGCTTACCGCCTTTCGCGGCGAGAGCGAGGCCTGCTGGCTTTGGTACTGCCACATCGATCCCCGCTACGCCGTGCCGGAAGTATGGTACTTTCTGGCGCCAATGGCTGCCGTCTGCGATGTAGCCGTTTTCCACCTGCCCGAATACGCCCGCGACTTGCCTTTGCTTCAATACTTCATGCCACCGGCCATAGATCCCCTGTCCGATAAAAACAGGGATGTTTCACCTAAAGAATACGAGGAGGTTTTAAAAAGAATCGGCGTTGATCCTGAAGGGCCGCCTGTCATCCTGCAGGTATCCCGGTTCGACCGGCTGAAGGATCCTATTGGAGTTATCCAAGCCTTTAAACTCGTAAGAAAAAACCGTGAATGCCGCCTGATTTTAGCCGGCGGCAGCGCCGACGACGACCCAGAAGGGGCTGCCGTACTGGAGGAAGTGCGGGCAGAGGCTGAAGGCAATTCGGATATTATGGTGCTTTCGCTGGCTCCGGACGCCAACCTGGAAATAAACGTGCTCCAGAGGCGTGCCGAGGTAATAATCCAGAAATCGCTGCGGGAAGGCTTTGGGCTCACGGCTACCGAGGCCCTGTGGAAGGCCAAGCCGCTGGTGGCAACACCAGCAGGGGGGCTGGTACACCAGGTGCTGGACGGGAAAACAGGCCTTATTGCCAGAACGGTGGAGGAAGCCGCAGAAAAACTGATAACACTGCTCGATAACGAGGAACTTGGTAAATTCCTGGGCGCTACCGGGCGCGAGCATGTCCGGCAGAATTATATCCTGCCGGTTTACCTGCGCAACTGGATGAAGCTCTTAACAATGATTGCCAGAAAACGTTAA
- the OmpR gene encoding response regulator (consisting of a CheY-like receiver domain and a winged-helix DNA-binding domain): MENVYIVMLTAKGQEVDRRRGREVGADLYITKPFNPDEIIRIAREVLGIE; encoded by the coding sequence ATGGAAAATGTTTATATTGTCATGCTTACCGCCAAAGGGCAGGAAGTGGACAGGCGCAGGGGGAGAGAAGTCGGGGCCGATCTTTACATTACAAAGCCTTTTAATCCCGATGAAATAATAAGAATAGCCAGGGAAGTTTTGGGAATTGAATGA
- the TreY gene encoding maltooligosyl trehalose synthase encodes MAALRIPDSTYRLQFNRQFRFSDARALVPYLYELGISDIYASPLLEARPGSLHGYDVTDPARLNPELGSMDDFLKFTETLRHYRMGLLLDIVPNHMAASTENRWWLDVLRNGQDSAYASFFDIDWTPLRKGLSGKILLPVLGDYYARVLEKRELNLELGEDGFWVSYYDKRLPVNTGSSRTILTGWLEKLSKKCEAATETAKSLDLLKGTDGRTGKEKDADIFRQAWKIFWRLYGTSPEVRQFALEELHSLNGQAGQPDTLVLLDRVLAAQAYRLAYWRAASEEINYRRFFDINELVSLRIEDENVFDTTHAFIFRLAEEGLVTGFRIDHIDGLHDPQAYLERLQNRLAGNGKRPGFYVVAEKILGSGEELPAGWQVYGTTGYDFLNAVNKLFIDRKGAAELGSYYAGLSGSSKDFATVVHDQKRRVMTSLFRGEVRNLTHRLGLLAEEDRRGRDLTLAELEQALIEVTACLSVYRTYIRGFTVAERDRKYIEDAFSGAVRRCPEARQASEFLKQVLLLDFPENLTEVKREAWLAFAMRWQQFTGPITAKGLEDTALYLYNRLISLNEVGGNPGSTGITAAYFHRLNRARKERLPHTLNATSTHDTKRSEDVRSRINVLSEIPALWRQRVERWRKWNSRKKQELNGRPVPDTVTEYFIYQTLIGAWPLQDDDVPGFVKRMQGYVVKAAREAKVFSSWLKPDMTYEKALVQFTESVLVQADDNRFLQDFIEFQKITAFYGAIYSLAQVLLKITSPGVPDFYQGTELWDFSLVDPDNRRPVDFTKRVRFLEKLKEEETAGQLELARRLLGDWQDGKVKLYLTCKALNFRRSNQKLFAAGKYIPVAAGGIHSKHVCAFARQLENRWILVAIPRLLIRLQQAGQAGCSGEPVLPAALLPPEGIWGEGALFLPRHSPAGWQNVLTGEILHTKNCSGTSRRVILLEEVFRNFPVALLAGE; translated from the coding sequence ATGGCCGCGCTCAGAATTCCCGACTCCACTTACCGGCTCCAGTTTAACCGGCAGTTTCGCTTTTCAGATGCCCGGGCGCTCGTACCTTATCTTTACGAACTGGGTATCAGCGATATTTACGCCTCTCCCCTGCTCGAAGCCAGGCCGGGAAGCCTCCACGGCTATGACGTAACCGACCCGGCCCGCCTGAACCCGGAGCTTGGAAGCATGGATGATTTCCTTAAGTTCACAGAAACCCTGAGGCATTACCGGATGGGTCTTCTGCTTGACATCGTGCCCAACCACATGGCGGCAAGCACCGAGAACAGATGGTGGCTAGACGTCCTGCGGAACGGGCAGGACTCGGCCTATGCCTCTTTCTTTGACATCGACTGGACCCCGTTAAGAAAAGGTCTGAGCGGCAAAATCCTGCTCCCGGTACTGGGCGATTATTATGCCAGAGTTTTGGAAAAGCGGGAGCTCAATCTTGAATTGGGGGAAGACGGTTTCTGGGTGAGTTACTATGATAAGCGCTTGCCGGTAAATACCGGTTCTTCCAGAACAATTCTCACAGGCTGGCTTGAAAAGCTTTCAAAAAAATGTGAGGCAGCAACGGAAACAGCAAAATCGCTTGACCTCCTCAAAGGAACAGATGGCCGCACCGGAAAAGAAAAAGATGCAGATATTTTCCGGCAGGCCTGGAAAATTTTCTGGCGACTCTACGGCACTTCACCTGAAGTGAGGCAATTTGCCCTTGAGGAGTTGCATTCTTTAAACGGGCAAGCAGGCCAACCGGATACCCTCGTCCTCCTTGACCGGGTGCTTGCGGCGCAGGCCTACCGCCTGGCCTACTGGCGGGCCGCCAGTGAGGAAATAAACTACAGGCGCTTTTTTGACATAAACGAGCTGGTATCATTACGAATCGAGGACGAAAATGTTTTTGATACCACCCATGCCTTCATTTTCCGGTTGGCCGAAGAAGGGCTGGTTACCGGTTTCAGGATCGACCACATTGACGGCCTGCACGATCCCCAGGCTTATCTGGAAAGGCTCCAAAACCGCCTGGCCGGCAACGGAAAGCGCCCCGGCTTTTATGTGGTAGCAGAAAAAATACTGGGCAGCGGTGAAGAACTGCCCGCCGGGTGGCAGGTATACGGTACCACCGGTTACGACTTTTTAAACGCCGTAAATAAACTATTTATTGACAGAAAAGGGGCTGCAGAGCTAGGTAGCTATTATGCGGGCCTGAGCGGCAGCAGTAAGGACTTCGCCACCGTTGTTCACGATCAAAAACGCCGGGTTATGACCAGCCTTTTTAGGGGTGAAGTGCGCAACCTGACGCACCGGCTGGGCCTGCTGGCAGAGGAGGACCGGCGCGGTCGCGATCTCACCCTGGCCGAACTTGAGCAGGCCCTCATAGAGGTTACCGCCTGCCTTAGCGTATACCGCACTTATATACGCGGTTTTACGGTGGCAGAGAGGGACCGCAAGTATATCGAAGATGCCTTTTCCGGAGCCGTCCGGCGGTGCCCGGAGGCCAGACAGGCCAGCGAATTCCTGAAGCAAGTGCTTCTTTTGGATTTCCCGGAGAACCTTACTGAAGTGAAGCGCGAGGCCTGGCTGGCCTTCGCCATGCGCTGGCAGCAGTTTACCGGCCCAATCACGGCTAAAGGCTTAGAGGATACCGCCCTGTACCTTTACAATCGGCTTATTTCACTTAACGAGGTAGGGGGCAACCCCGGTTCCACCGGAATTACCGCGGCATATTTTCACCGCCTGAACCGGGCCAGAAAGGAACGACTGCCTCACACTCTCAACGCCACTTCAACCCACGATACCAAGCGGAGCGAGGATGTAAGGAGCAGAATCAACGTGCTTTCGGAGATTCCCGCCCTCTGGAGGCAAAGGGTGGAACGCTGGCGCAAATGGAACAGCCGCAAAAAACAAGAGTTAAACGGCCGGCCGGTACCAGATACCGTAACGGAATACTTTATCTACCAGACTCTGATTGGGGCCTGGCCGCTGCAGGATGATGATGTTCCGGGTTTTGTCAAAAGAATGCAGGGTTATGTTGTTAAGGCCGCCCGGGAAGCCAAGGTTTTCTCTAGCTGGCTTAAGCCTGACATGACTTACGAAAAGGCGCTGGTACAATTCACGGAATCAGTGTTGGTGCAGGCAGACGACAACCGTTTTCTGCAGGATTTTATTGAATTTCAAAAAATTACCGCCTTCTACGGGGCTATATATTCCCTGGCCCAGGTGCTTCTTAAAATTACCTCACCAGGAGTGCCTGATTTTTACCAGGGAACAGAACTATGGGATTTCAGCCTTGTGGACCCGGACAACCGGCGCCCGGTTGATTTTACAAAGAGGGTAAGATTTTTAGAAAAACTGAAGGAGGAAGAAACCGCTGGCCAGCTCGAGCTGGCCAGACGGCTCCTCGGCGACTGGCAAGACGGCAAGGTAAAACTCTACCTGACCTGCAAAGCCCTTAATTTTCGCAGGAGCAATCAAAAGCTTTTTGCCGCCGGCAAGTATATTCCCGTGGCGGCCGGCGGCATCCACAGCAAGCACGTATGCGCTTTCGCCCGGCAACTGGAAAATCGTTGGATCCTTGTAGCAATACCCCGCCTGCTGATCAGGCTTCAGCAGGCAGGCCAGGCGGGCTGCAGCGGGGAGCCCGTGCTACCTGCTGCCCTCCTGCCGCCTGAAGGAATATGGGGTGAAGGCGCTCTCTTTCTGCCCCGTCATTCGCCGGCGGGCTGGCAAAACGTGTTAACGGGTGAAATTTTGCATACAAAAAATTGCTCCGGCACTTCCCGCAGGGTCATCCTCCTTGAGGAAGTCTTCAGGAATTTTCCCGTCGCCTTACTTGCAGGAGAGTAG
- the NrdA gene encoding Ribonucleotide reductase, alpha subunit, with translation MKVDNSQMKVLAGRYLRRDENGNVIETPEEMCWRVARCVAAAEEKFGADCKEVAEWAERFFAVMDALEFLPNSPTLINCGPAGGQLAACFVLPLADSIEKIFSTLKYTAIIHKSGGGTGFDFSRLRPKNSPVRGTGGRASGPVSFMRVFNAATEEIKQGGVRRGANIGILRADHPDIMEFIACKADEGTFRNFNLSVAATGDFFTAVERGSRWPLSFNGKVYREAEAREIFYSIARHAHASGEPGMLFIDSINRANPTPSLGQISATNPCGEQPLLPYESCNLGSINLSRLTKGTGVDWERLGLLVQLAVRFLDDVIEVNRFPLPQIAKATLRTRKIGLGVMGWADMLFKLGIPYDSGAALALAEEVMSFILQKAREASAGLARQRGPFPSWRQSVYYPELPLRNATLTTIAPTGSISAIAGTSSGIEPVYALVYSRLVLDDEKILVINKPFLQYLETEIKPESGENILKKLETGVSLQSLPAIKPEARAVFKTALEIAPDWHLKMQAAFQKYTDNAVSKTINLPANATVDEIASIFRKAYQLGLKGVTVYRTGSRSGQPLVPPHGCSSCRPA, from the coding sequence ATGAAGGTTGACAATAGCCAGATGAAGGTTCTGGCAGGCCGTTACCTGCGCCGGGACGAAAACGGGAATGTAATTGAAACGCCTGAGGAAATGTGCTGGCGGGTGGCGCGGTGCGTGGCGGCAGCAGAGGAAAAGTTTGGCGCGGATTGCAAAGAAGTTGCGGAATGGGCGGAAAGGTTTTTTGCCGTAATGGACGCTCTTGAATTTCTTCCGAACAGCCCCACACTGATCAACTGCGGCCCAGCCGGAGGACAACTGGCCGCCTGTTTCGTCCTGCCCCTGGCAGACAGCATTGAAAAAATATTCAGCACGCTCAAGTACACCGCCATCATCCACAAAAGCGGCGGCGGTACAGGCTTTGACTTTTCCCGGCTGCGCCCAAAAAACAGCCCGGTGCGCGGCACGGGGGGTAGGGCTTCCGGTCCGGTGAGCTTCATGCGGGTTTTTAACGCCGCCACGGAAGAAATAAAACAGGGCGGAGTGCGGCGCGGAGCCAACATCGGCATCCTGCGCGCGGATCATCCGGACATTATGGAATTCATTGCCTGCAAGGCAGATGAAGGCACCTTCCGCAACTTTAACCTGTCCGTGGCTGCAACCGGCGATTTTTTTACCGCAGTCGAGCGCGGCAGCAGGTGGCCACTTTCGTTTAACGGCAAGGTTTACCGGGAAGCAGAGGCCCGGGAGATTTTTTATAGCATAGCCCGCCACGCCCACGCCAGCGGCGAGCCGGGAATGCTCTTTATCGACTCCATTAACCGCGCCAACCCGACACCCTCTCTGGGGCAAATCAGCGCCACCAACCCCTGCGGCGAACAGCCACTCCTGCCCTATGAGTCGTGCAACCTGGGCTCCATCAACCTGTCGCGCCTGACAAAAGGCACGGGGGTGGACTGGGAACGCCTTGGCCTGTTAGTGCAACTGGCCGTGCGGTTTTTGGACGATGTAATCGAGGTCAACCGCTTCCCCCTTCCGCAAATTGCCAAAGCCACCTTGCGCACCCGCAAAATAGGGCTGGGCGTAATGGGCTGGGCGGATATGCTGTTTAAGTTAGGCATTCCCTATGACTCCGGCGCGGCGTTGGCCCTGGCGGAAGAGGTAATGTCCTTTATTTTGCAAAAAGCGCGGGAGGCTTCGGCCGGGCTTGCCCGTCAACGAGGGCCCTTTCCCTCCTGGCGGCAGTCGGTTTATTATCCTGAACTGCCCCTTCGAAACGCCACCCTCACCACTATCGCCCCGACCGGGTCGATCAGCGCCATTGCCGGCACCTCATCCGGCATTGAGCCAGTATACGCCCTGGTTTACTCACGCCTTGTCCTGGATGACGAAAAAATACTGGTGATTAACAAGCCCTTTTTGCAATACCTGGAAACTGAAATTAAACCTGAATCAGGAGAAAACATTCTTAAAAAGCTGGAGACGGGCGTTAGCCTGCAGAGCCTGCCCGCAATAAAGCCGGAAGCGCGGGCGGTTTTTAAGACGGCCCTGGAAATTGCGCCGGACTGGCACCTAAAGATGCAGGCCGCCTTTCAAAAATATACAGACAATGCCGTAAGCAAGACGATAAACCTGCCTGCCAATGCCACGGTGGATGAAATAGCCTCCATTTTCCGGAAGGCATACCAGCTCGGTTTAAAAGGGGTTACCGTCTACCGCACCGGTTCAAGGAGCGGCCAGCCGCTTGTGCCGCCGCACGGCTGCAGTTCCTGCCGCCCCGCTTAA